A single genomic interval of Ramlibacter sp. harbors:
- a CDS encoding cyclic nucleotide-binding domain-containing protein, with protein MSLPFLTPRKPDISKLVAAVAANSRDDTLARFMPEQAWPVLAEYLAPEDVQRGHVLIAQGALDRSLYFVESGTLRVHYGDQAGQIQIATLGPGAVVGEGAFFSQIERNATVQALEEGRVWGLTPERFAKLSKQQTAVALALAMALGAIISTRMLDVSKRVAVT; from the coding sequence ATGAGTCTGCCCTTCCTCACACCCAGGAAACCCGACATCTCCAAACTCGTCGCGGCCGTGGCGGCCAACTCGCGCGATGACACGCTGGCCCGCTTCATGCCCGAGCAAGCCTGGCCCGTGCTGGCCGAATACCTCGCGCCCGAAGACGTGCAGCGCGGCCATGTGCTGATTGCCCAGGGCGCGCTGGACCGGTCGCTTTATTTTGTGGAGTCGGGGACGCTGCGCGTGCACTACGGCGACCAGGCCGGGCAGATCCAGATCGCCACGCTGGGCCCGGGCGCGGTGGTCGGTGAAGGCGCGTTCTTCTCGCAGATCGAGCGCAACGCCACCGTGCAGGCGCTGGAAGAAGGCCGGGTCTGGGGCCTGACACCCGAGCGCTTTGCCAAACTGTCCAAGCAGCAGACCGCGGTGGCGTTGGCGCTGGCCATGGCGCTGGGCGCCATCATCTCCACGCGCATGCTGGACGTGAGCAAACGGGTGGCCGTGACCTGA
- a CDS encoding LysR family transcriptional regulator → MRRLNPPLHLLRAFATTARFGSISRAAESLHLTQSAVSKQVQELERWTGVALFERVRKRLSVTPAGQRYEAAVRPLLAQLEAATLELITSGDGGGALNLSTLPTFGAKWLIPRLPRFQQAHPQIELHFVPYVQGYDFHRADLDCSILFGDGHWPGAVADYLTGREVVLIAPPSPRGKPLLRAPADISRFALLQHVSVPQAWAHWCDTHGVRGINPMAGPQLDQFHSLIRAVAAGMGLALVPQCLVRDDIAAGLVSAPLDDGYVDDQGYWLCYPEARAHLEPLDRFRRWLLAECHPPGSPGSLPGPRHSPTLDNEAVETTPAP, encoded by the coding sequence ATGCGACGCCTGAACCCCCCGCTGCACCTGCTGCGCGCCTTTGCCACCACCGCCCGGTTTGGCAGCATCTCGCGCGCGGCCGAGTCGCTGCACCTCACCCAGAGCGCGGTGAGCAAGCAGGTGCAGGAGCTGGAGCGCTGGACCGGCGTGGCCCTGTTTGAACGGGTGCGCAAGCGCCTGAGCGTCACGCCCGCGGGCCAGCGCTACGAGGCGGCCGTGCGGCCGCTGCTGGCGCAGCTGGAGGCGGCCACGCTGGAGCTCATCACCAGTGGCGACGGCGGCGGCGCGCTGAACCTGTCCACGCTGCCCACCTTTGGCGCCAAGTGGCTGATCCCGCGGCTGCCGCGCTTCCAGCAGGCCCACCCGCAGATCGAGCTGCATTTCGTGCCCTATGTGCAGGGCTATGACTTTCACCGCGCGGACCTGGACTGTTCGATCCTGTTTGGCGATGGCCACTGGCCCGGCGCCGTGGCCGACTACCTCACGGGGCGCGAGGTCGTGCTGATCGCCCCGCCCTCGCCGCGCGGCAAGCCGCTGCTGCGCGCGCCGGCCGACATCAGCCGCTTTGCCCTGCTGCAGCACGTGTCGGTGCCCCAGGCCTGGGCCCACTGGTGCGACACCCACGGCGTGCGTGGCATCAACCCGATGGCCGGGCCGCAGCTGGACCAGTTTCACAGCCTGATCCGCGCCGTGGCCGCCGGCATGGGTCTGGCGCTGGTCCCGCAATGCCTGGTGCGTGATGACATCGCGGCGGGGCTGGTCTCGGCGCCGCTGGACGACGGCTATGTGGACGACCAAGGCTATTGGTTATGCTATCCCGAGGCCCGCGCGCATCTGGAGCCGCTTGACCGGTTCCGCCGCTGGCTGCTCGCGGAATGCCATCCGCCGGGTTCCCCGGGCTCGCTGCCCGGGCCCCGCCATTCCCCAACTCTGGATAATGAAGCCGTGGAAACGACCCCTGCACCATGA
- a CDS encoding tripartite tricarboxylate transporter substrate binding protein BugE, which yields MQRRQVLGLASGTLLSGMSWADGRPLRLLVPFPPGGATDITARVLSEPLARALGQPVVVENRGGAGGSIGMAEVAKAAPDGLTLGVATLSTHGVNPAVYRKLPYDPVKDFAAVTEVVKAPGVLVVSNALPVRNYGEFIKYLKAHPGKVTYASPGNGTIGHMWAELFKSTTNTFMVHIPYRGAGPAKNDLLAGQVGVYFDQVASSLPYVKSGQLRALAVSWSERLDVLPGVPTYAELSLFSNNDPSWFGLVAPAATPRPAVQRLQEAVARVLKEPDVRARLAAQGLFPSGTRPDEFAAQIRKEIDKMQRISRFAQISLD from the coding sequence ATGCAACGTCGACAGGTTCTGGGTCTTGCCTCTGGAACATTACTTTCAGGAATGTCATGGGCCGACGGCCGGCCGCTGCGCCTGCTGGTGCCTTTCCCGCCGGGCGGCGCCACCGACATCACTGCGCGGGTGCTGAGCGAGCCCCTGGCCCGTGCGCTGGGCCAGCCCGTGGTGGTGGAGAACCGCGGCGGCGCGGGCGGCTCCATCGGCATGGCCGAGGTGGCCAAGGCCGCGCCCGATGGCCTGACGCTGGGCGTGGCCACGCTGTCCACCCACGGCGTCAACCCTGCGGTGTACCGCAAGCTGCCGTATGACCCGGTCAAGGACTTTGCGGCCGTGACCGAGGTGGTCAAGGCGCCCGGCGTGCTGGTGGTCAGCAATGCGCTGCCGGTGCGCAACTACGGCGAATTCATCAAATACCTCAAGGCCCACCCCGGCAAGGTGACCTATGCCTCGCCCGGCAACGGCACCATCGGCCACATGTGGGCCGAGCTGTTCAAGAGCACGACCAACACCTTCATGGTCCACATTCCCTACCGCGGCGCGGGCCCGGCCAAGAACGATTTGCTGGCGGGGCAGGTGGGCGTGTATTTCGACCAGGTGGCCTCCTCACTGCCCTACGTCAAGTCGGGCCAGCTGCGCGCGCTGGCGGTCTCGTGGAGCGAGCGGCTCGATGTGCTGCCCGGGGTGCCCACCTATGCGGAGCTGAGCCTGTTCTCCAACAACGACCCGTCGTGGTTTGGCCTGGTGGCGCCGGCCGCCACGCCCAGGCCCGCCGTGCAGCGGCTGCAGGAGGCCGTGGCCAGGGTGCTGAAGGAGCCCGATGTACGGGCCCGGCTGGCCGCGCAGGGCCTGTTTCCCTCGGGCACGCGGCCCGATGAATTTGCCGCCCAGATCCGCAAGGAGATCGACAAGATGCAGCGCATCAGCCGCTTTGCACAGATCAGCCTTGACTGA
- a CDS encoding N-formylglutamate amidohydrolase produces MTSMIRVLPGSTPLVLDSPHSGTQYPDDFGFACDALRLRQAEDTHVEKLYAFAPALGVAWVEALFPRSYLDANRDTIEVDESMLDAPWPGPVATDPRVLSKVRLGKGLIWRCTDEGEALYDRPLSVAEVQGRIDRCWRPYHAAVAQAIDAAHARHGYSLHINCHSMPAVASSQATDFPGLVHADFVVGDRDGSTASPALSALVMAHLKGLGYSVAYNHPYKGVELVRRYGQPAQQRHSLQLEINRKLYMNEQTLQTTAGFEPLQGHLQSLVTLLLATDPRAL; encoded by the coding sequence ATGACTTCCATGATCCGTGTGCTGCCGGGCAGCACACCGCTGGTGCTGGACTCCCCGCACAGCGGCACGCAGTACCCCGATGACTTTGGCTTTGCCTGTGACGCGCTGCGGCTGCGCCAGGCCGAGGACACCCATGTGGAGAAGCTCTACGCCTTCGCGCCCGCGCTGGGCGTGGCCTGGGTGGAAGCGCTGTTTCCGCGCAGCTACCTGGACGCCAACCGCGACACGATCGAGGTGGACGAGTCCATGCTGGACGCGCCCTGGCCCGGCCCCGTGGCCACCGATCCGCGCGTGCTGTCCAAGGTGCGCCTGGGCAAGGGGTTGATCTGGCGCTGCACCGATGAGGGCGAGGCGCTGTACGACCGGCCGCTCAGCGTGGCCGAGGTGCAGGGGCGCATCGACCGCTGCTGGCGGCCCTACCACGCGGCGGTGGCGCAGGCCATTGACGCGGCGCATGCGCGCCACGGCTACAGCCTGCACATCAACTGCCATTCCATGCCGGCCGTGGCCTCGTCCCAGGCCACCGACTTCCCCGGCCTTGTGCACGCCGACTTCGTGGTGGGCGACCGCGATGGCAGCACGGCCAGCCCCGCGCTCTCGGCGCTGGTGATGGCGCACCTCAAGGGCCTGGGTTACAGCGTGGCCTACAACCACCCCTACAAGGGCGTGGAACTGGTGCGCCGCTACGGCCAGCCGGCGCAGCAGCGCCACAGCCTGCAGCTGGAGATCAACCGCAAGCTGTACATGAACGAGCAGACGCTGCAGACCACCGCGGGCTTTGAACCGCTGCAGGGCCACCTGCAGTCGCTGGTGACGCTGCTGCTGGCCACCGATCCGCGCGCCCTCTGA
- a CDS encoding NAD(P)/FAD-dependent oxidoreductase — MDAVDCVVIGAGVVGLAVARALALQGREVMVLEAADAIGTGTSSRNSEVIHAGIYYAAGSLKARLCVQGKQQLYAYCAERGIGHRRCGKLIVATSEGQVAALQGIIGKAAANGVDDLVLLSRDQARALEPQLACVAAVHSPSTGIVDSHALMLSLQGDLEHAGGMVAFNSSLNRAVVQTGRPQAAMVLVADDGTELAARTVVNAAGLQAPALAARFEGLDARHVPTAYFAKGNYFTLAGRAPFTRLIYPVPEAAGLGVHLTLDLGGQAKFGPDVQWVDSPDDLVVDPRRGDGFYAEVRKYWPALADGALLPGYAGLRPKISGPGEAAADFLIQGPAVHGVAGLVNLLGIESPGLTSALAIADEAVQLLSD, encoded by the coding sequence ATGGACGCGGTCGATTGTGTGGTGATTGGCGCCGGCGTGGTCGGCCTGGCCGTGGCGCGGGCGCTGGCCTTGCAGGGCCGCGAGGTCATGGTGCTGGAGGCCGCCGACGCCATTGGCACGGGCACCAGCTCGCGCAACAGCGAGGTCATTCACGCCGGCATCTACTACGCGGCCGGCTCGCTCAAGGCCCGCCTGTGTGTGCAGGGCAAGCAGCAGCTGTACGCCTACTGCGCCGAGCGCGGCATCGGCCACCGGCGCTGCGGCAAGCTGATCGTGGCCACCAGCGAAGGGCAGGTGGCGGCGCTGCAGGGCATCATCGGCAAGGCGGCGGCCAATGGCGTGGACGACCTGGTGCTGCTGAGCCGCGACCAGGCCCGCGCGCTGGAGCCGCAGCTGGCGTGCGTGGCGGCCGTGCACTCGCCCAGCACGGGCATTGTGGACAGCCACGCGCTCATGCTGTCGCTGCAGGGCGATCTGGAACACGCGGGCGGCATGGTGGCCTTCAATTCTTCATTGAATCGGGCTGTAGTCCAGACGGGGCGGCCACAGGCTGCTATGGTTCTGGTAGCAGATGACGGCACCGAACTGGCCGCGCGCACGGTGGTCAATGCCGCGGGACTGCAGGCCCCCGCGCTGGCCGCGCGCTTTGAGGGGCTGGACGCACGGCATGTGCCCACCGCGTACTTTGCCAAGGGCAACTACTTCACGCTGGCGGGCCGCGCCCCGTTCACGCGGCTGATTTACCCCGTGCCCGAGGCGGCCGGACTGGGCGTGCACCTGACGCTGGACCTGGGCGGCCAGGCCAAGTTTGGCCCCGACGTGCAATGGGTTGATTCGCCTGACGACCTGGTGGTGGACCCGCGCCGCGGCGACGGCTTTTACGCCGAGGTGCGCAAGTACTGGCCTGCGCTGGCCGACGGCGCGCTGCTGCCCGGCTATGCCGGCCTGCGGCCCAAGATCAGCGGGCCGGGCGAGGCCGCAGCCGATTTCCTGATCCAGGGGCCGGCAGTGCACGGCGTGGCGGGGCTGGTCAACCTGCTTGGCATCGAGTCACCGGGGCTCACCAGCGCGCTCGCCATTGCCGATGAAGCAGTTCAATTGCTATCTGATTGA
- a CDS encoding quinone-dependent dihydroorotate dehydrogenase, translating into MSLLPYALARPFLFGLDPEAAHELTLHSLARLQGTPLQWAYCNARVDDPIELAGLRFPNRVGLAAGLDKNARCIDGLAALGFGFVEVGTVTPKGQPGNPKPRMFRLPQANALINRLGFNNDGLDAFIANVQRSELRRPGHRSRGTPLVLGLNIGKNATTPIEDATRDYLTGLDGVYPHADYVTVNISSPNTRNLRALQGDEALDGLLGALAARREALATQHGKRVPLFVKIAPDLDEAQVEVIAATLKRHAMDGVVATNTTLSREAVKGLPHAEEAGGLSGAPVLEASNRVIAQLRAALGKGFPIIGVGGVLSAADAVSKIEAGADLVQIYTGLIYKGPDLVREAALAIKKAR; encoded by the coding sequence ATGTCCCTTCTACCCTACGCCCTCGCCCGCCCCTTTCTCTTCGGGCTGGACCCGGAAGCCGCCCACGAGCTGACGCTGCACTCGCTGGCCCGGCTGCAGGGCACGCCGCTGCAATGGGCTTACTGCAACGCGCGCGTGGACGACCCCATCGAGCTGGCGGGCCTGCGCTTTCCCAACCGCGTGGGCCTGGCCGCCGGGCTGGACAAGAACGCACGCTGCATTGACGGTCTGGCCGCGCTGGGCTTTGGCTTTGTGGAGGTAGGAACGGTCACGCCCAAGGGGCAGCCGGGCAACCCCAAGCCGCGCATGTTCCGCCTGCCGCAGGCCAACGCGCTGATCAACCGGCTGGGCTTCAACAACGACGGGCTCGACGCCTTCATCGCCAATGTGCAGCGCTCTGAACTGCGCCGGCCGGGTCACCGCAGCCGCGGCACGCCGCTGGTGCTGGGCCTGAACATTGGCAAGAACGCCACCACGCCGATCGAGGACGCCACGCGCGACTACCTCACGGGCCTGGATGGGGTGTACCCGCATGCCGACTACGTGACGGTCAACATCAGCTCGCCCAACACCAGGAACCTGCGCGCGCTGCAAGGCGACGAGGCGCTGGACGGCCTGCTGGGCGCGCTGGCCGCGCGGCGCGAGGCACTGGCCACGCAGCACGGCAAGCGCGTTCCGCTGTTCGTGAAGATCGCGCCCGACCTGGACGAGGCGCAGGTGGAGGTGATTGCGGCCACGCTGAAGCGTCACGCCATGGATGGGGTGGTGGCCACCAACACCACGCTGAGCCGCGAAGCCGTCAAGGGCCTGCCGCACGCCGAAGAGGCCGGCGGCCTGAGCGGCGCGCCCGTGCTGGAGGCCAGCAACCGCGTGATCGCGCAGCTGCGCGCGGCGCTGGGCAAGGGTTTTCCCATCATTGGCGTGGGCGGCGTGCTCAGCGCGGCCGATGCGGTCTCCAAGATCGAGGCCGGCGCTGACCTGGTGCAAATCTACACCGGGCTGATCTACAAGGGGCCGGATCTCGTGCGCGAAGCCGCGCTTGCGATCAAAAAAGCCCGGTAG
- the rpiA gene encoding ribose-5-phosphate isomerase RpiA, translated as MTQDELKTLVGQAALQYVVPGEIVGVGTGSTVNKFIDALATMKDQIKGAVSSSVASTERLQALGIPVFDSNEVAELSVYIDGADEIDGQGHMVKGGGAALTREKIVAAQSRRFVCIADESKLVKVLGKFPLPVEIIPMATQRLVRQFAAMGGTASVRLKDGQPLVTDNGQHILDVTGLQITDPLAFEAQVSQWPGVVTVGVFAFQKASVCLLGTADGVRTLEF; from the coding sequence ATGACACAAGACGAACTCAAAACCCTGGTCGGCCAGGCCGCGCTGCAGTATGTGGTGCCCGGCGAAATCGTCGGCGTGGGCACCGGCTCCACGGTCAACAAATTCATTGACGCGCTGGCCACCATGAAGGACCAGATCAAGGGCGCCGTCTCCAGCTCGGTCGCCTCCACCGAACGGCTGCAGGCGCTGGGCATCCCCGTGTTTGACAGCAACGAGGTGGCCGAGCTCTCGGTCTACATCGACGGCGCCGACGAGATCGACGGCCAGGGCCACATGGTCAAGGGCGGCGGCGCCGCGCTCACGCGCGAGAAGATCGTGGCCGCGCAGTCCAGACGCTTCGTCTGCATCGCCGACGAAAGCAAACTGGTCAAGGTGCTGGGCAAATTCCCGCTGCCCGTGGAGATCATCCCCATGGCCACCCAGCGGCTGGTGCGCCAGTTTGCCGCCATGGGCGGCACGGCCAGCGTGCGCCTGAAAGACGGCCAGCCCCTGGTCACCGACAACGGCCAGCACATCCTGGACGTGACCGGCCTGCAAATCACCGACCCGCTGGCCTTTGAGGCCCAGGTGAGTCAGTGGCCGGGCGTGGTGACGGTAGGGGTGTTTGCGTTCCAGAAGGCGAGCGTGTGCCTGCTGGGGACGGCGGACGGGGTCAGGACGCTGGAGTTTTGA
- a CDS encoding glutaredoxin family protein, with amino-acid sequence MSFATRSIVPGLMGLLLAGALAPAGAQQIYRIVGPDGKVSFSDKPPMTEGAKAAPVNTGAGSGGGGALPYELRQVTGKYPVTLYSGKDCAPCGAGRAMLTSRGVPFVEKTVTSNEDIQALQRLAGDASLPLLTVGSQQLKGYSDVEWSQYLDAAGYPKTSLLPPSFRNPPPAPLVAVQQAPAAPQNAAPAGPQNATTGTSIGPATINRRTGVSTANTENGAPAAPPVRNTNPAGIQF; translated from the coding sequence ATGTCATTTGCCACCCGAAGCATCGTTCCCGGCCTGATGGGCCTGCTCCTGGCTGGCGCGCTGGCCCCGGCCGGCGCCCAGCAGATCTACCGCATCGTCGGGCCCGACGGCAAGGTGAGTTTTTCGGACAAGCCGCCCATGACCGAAGGCGCCAAGGCCGCGCCGGTCAACACCGGAGCCGGCAGTGGTGGCGGTGGCGCCTTGCCGTATGAATTGCGCCAGGTCACGGGCAAATACCCGGTCACGCTGTATTCGGGCAAGGACTGCGCGCCCTGCGGCGCCGGCCGCGCCATGCTCACGAGCCGGGGCGTTCCGTTTGTGGAAAAGACAGTCACCAGCAATGAAGACATCCAGGCGCTGCAGCGCCTGGCCGGGGACGCCTCGCTGCCCCTGCTGACCGTTGGCAGCCAGCAGCTCAAGGGCTACTCTGACGTGGAGTGGTCGCAGTACCTGGACGCCGCCGGCTACCCCAAGACGTCTTTGCTTCCGCCCAGCTTCCGCAACCCGCCGCCGGCCCCGCTGGTGGCGGTGCAGCAGGCCCCCGCGGCGCCGCAGAATGCTGCTCCCGCCGGGCCGCAGAATGCCACCACCGGGACCAGCATCGGGCCCGCCACCATCAACCGGCGCACGGGCGTGAGCACCGCCAACACAGAGAACGGCGCACCGGCAGCGCCGCCTGTGCGCAATACCAATCCGGCCGGGATTCAGTTTTAA
- a CDS encoding M3 family metallopeptidase produces the protein MNNPLLDFQDLPQFDRIRPADVAPAIDQLLAAANQALETVTQPDFPARWDRIAQTLDVATEQLGRAWGAVSHLNSVADSAELRAAYNEALPRVTEFWTRLGADERLYAKYKAIDTAALNAEQRQAHSNAVRNFVLSGAELTGAAKARFARIQERQAELSQKFSENALDATEAWSYYASEAELDGVPADVKQAARALAQGEGKDGYKLTLKMPSYLPVMQFARSSALREKLYRAYVTRASDQGDPAFDNSRLIGEILALRHEEAQLLGYRNFGEVSVVTKMADTPDQVIRFLRDLARKARPYAEQDVADLRAFAASDLALADPQPWDWTYIGEKLKEARYAFSEQEVKQYFTAPKVLGGLFKIVETLFEVAIRKDSAPVWHPSVEFYRIERQGQLVGQFYLDPSARTGKRGGAWMDDVRARWLRPDTGTLQTPIAHLVCNFADGVDGKPPLLTHDDATTLFHEFGHGLHHMLTQVNEHDVSGISGVEWDAVELPSQFMENFCWEWDVLRHMTAHVDTGEPLPRALFDKMLAARNFQSGLQTLRQIEFALFDMLLHTGHDPAQDFMPLLNQVRAEVAVLQAPAFSRTAHTFSHIFAGGYAAGYYSYKWAEVLSADAYAAFEETAGKDGAPSVETGRKYRQAILEAGGSRPAMESFKAFRGREPSLDALLRHQGMA, from the coding sequence ATGAACAACCCCCTTCTTGACTTCCAGGACCTGCCGCAGTTCGACCGCATCCGGCCGGCCGACGTGGCGCCCGCGATCGACCAGTTGCTGGCCGCGGCCAACCAGGCCCTGGAGACCGTGACCCAGCCCGACTTTCCGGCCCGGTGGGACCGCATTGCCCAGACCCTGGACGTGGCCACCGAGCAGTTGGGCCGCGCCTGGGGCGCCGTGAGCCACCTCAACAGCGTGGCCGATTCGGCCGAGCTGCGCGCCGCCTACAACGAGGCCCTGCCCCGGGTCACCGAGTTCTGGACCCGGCTGGGCGCCGACGAGCGGCTGTACGCCAAGTACAAGGCCATTGACACGGCCGCGCTCAACGCCGAACAGCGCCAGGCGCACAGCAATGCCGTGCGCAACTTCGTGCTGTCGGGCGCTGAGCTCACCGGCGCCGCCAAGGCCCGGTTCGCGCGCATCCAGGAGCGCCAGGCCGAGCTGAGCCAGAAGTTCAGCGAGAACGCGCTCGACGCCACCGAAGCCTGGAGCTACTACGCCAGCGAAGCCGAGCTTGACGGCGTGCCCGCCGACGTGAAGCAGGCCGCGCGCGCGCTGGCCCAGGGCGAAGGCAAGGACGGCTACAAGCTCACACTCAAGATGCCCAGCTACCTGCCGGTGATGCAGTTCGCCCGCAGCAGCGCGCTGCGCGAAAAGCTCTACCGCGCCTACGTGACCCGCGCCAGCGACCAGGGCGACCCGGCCTTTGACAACTCCAGGCTGATCGGCGAAATCCTGGCGCTACGCCATGAAGAAGCCCAGCTGCTGGGCTACCGCAACTTCGGCGAGGTGTCGGTGGTCACCAAGATGGCCGACACGCCCGACCAGGTCATCCGCTTCCTGCGGGACCTGGCCCGCAAGGCCCGCCCCTACGCCGAGCAGGACGTGGCCGACCTGCGCGCCTTTGCCGCCAGCGACCTGGCCCTGGCCGACCCGCAGCCCTGGGACTGGACCTACATCGGCGAGAAGCTCAAGGAAGCGCGCTACGCCTTCAGCGAGCAGGAGGTCAAGCAGTATTTCACCGCGCCCAAGGTGCTGGGCGGCCTGTTCAAGATCGTCGAGACGCTGTTCGAGGTGGCCATCCGCAAGGACAGCGCGCCGGTCTGGCACCCCTCGGTCGAGTTCTACCGGATCGAGCGCCAGGGCCAGCTGGTGGGCCAGTTCTACCTCGACCCGTCGGCCCGCACCGGCAAGCGCGGCGGCGCCTGGATGGACGACGTGCGCGCGCGCTGGCTGCGGCCCGACACCGGCACGCTGCAAACCCCCATCGCCCACCTGGTCTGCAACTTTGCCGATGGCGTGGACGGCAAGCCGCCGCTGCTCACCCACGACGACGCCACCACCCTGTTCCACGAGTTTGGCCACGGCCTGCACCACATGCTGACCCAGGTCAACGAGCACGACGTGTCGGGCATCAGCGGCGTCGAGTGGGACGCCGTGGAGCTGCCCAGCCAGTTCATGGAGAACTTCTGCTGGGAATGGGATGTGCTGCGCCACATGACCGCCCATGTGGACACCGGCGAGCCGCTGCCGCGCGCCTTGTTCGACAAGATGCTGGCGGCCAGGAACTTCCAGAGCGGGCTGCAGACGCTGCGCCAGATCGAATTTGCGCTGTTTGACATGCTGCTGCACACCGGGCATGACCCGGCGCAGGACTTCATGCCCCTGCTCAACCAGGTGCGGGCCGAAGTGGCCGTGCTGCAGGCCCCGGCCTTCAGCCGCACCGCGCATACTTTCAGCCACATCTTTGCGGGCGGCTACGCGGCGGGTTACTACAGCTACAAATGGGCCGAAGTGCTCAGCGCCGACGCCTACGCCGCTTTTGAAGAAACAGCGGGTAAAGACGGTGCGCCAAGTGTTGAAACCGGTAGAAAATACCGCCAGGCCATCCTCGAAGCGGGCGGCAGCCGCCCGGCCATGGAGTCGTTCAAGGCGTTCCGTGGCCGCGAGCCCTCGCTCGACGCCCTGCTGCGCCACCAGGGCATGGCCTGA
- a CDS encoding bifunctional methylenetetrahydrofolate dehydrogenase/methenyltetrahydrofolate cyclohydrolase has translation MTAQLIDGNALSRTIRGEVAGRTAALKARGIQPALSIILVGDDPASQVYTRHKVNDSAETGLAATLERYPADMSEADLLRRIRELNSDPAVHGILVQLPLPGHMDSHRVIETISPAKDVDGFHVASAGALMVGQPGFWPCTPYGCMKMLESIGYDLKGKHAVVIGRSNIVGKPMALMLLQKNATVTICHSATANLKALTLQADVVVAAVGKRNVLTADMVKPGAVVIDVGMNRNDEGKLCGDVDFAGVSEVAGWITPVPGGVGPMTRAMLLVNTLEAAESMAK, from the coding sequence ATGACAGCCCAACTGATTGACGGCAACGCCCTGTCCAGAACCATCCGCGGCGAGGTGGCCGGCCGCACGGCCGCGCTCAAGGCCCGCGGCATCCAGCCCGCCCTGTCCATCATCCTGGTGGGCGACGACCCGGCCAGCCAGGTCTACACCCGCCACAAGGTCAACGACAGCGCCGAGACCGGCCTGGCCGCCACGCTGGAACGCTACCCCGCTGATATGAGCGAGGCCGACCTGCTGCGCCGCATCCGCGAGCTCAACAGCGACCCCGCCGTGCACGGCATCCTGGTGCAGTTGCCCCTGCCCGGACACATGGACTCGCACCGGGTGATCGAAACCATCTCGCCGGCCAAGGACGTGGACGGCTTCCACGTGGCCAGCGCCGGCGCCCTGATGGTGGGCCAGCCGGGCTTCTGGCCCTGCACGCCCTACGGCTGCATGAAGATGCTGGAGTCCATCGGCTATGACCTCAAGGGCAAGCATGCGGTGGTGATTGGGCGCAGCAACATCGTGGGCAAGCCCATGGCCCTGATGCTGCTGCAGAAGAACGCCACGGTCACCATCTGCCACAGCGCCACGGCCAACCTCAAGGCCCTGACGCTGCAGGCCGACGTGGTGGTGGCCGCCGTCGGCAAGCGCAATGTGCTCACGGCCGACATGGTCAAGCCCGGCGCCGTGGTGATCGACGTGGGCATGAACCGCAATGACGAGGGCAAGCTGTGCGGCGACGTGGACTTTGCCGGCGTCAGCGAAGTGGCCGGCTGGATCACGCCCGTGCCCGGCGGCGTGGGCCCCATGACCCGCGCCATGCTGCTGGTCAACACCCTTGAAGCCGCCGAAAGCATGGCCAAGTAA
- a CDS encoding response regulator transcription factor, translating to MSLIPKKGTVYVVDDDEAVRDSLQWLLEGKDYRVRCFESAESFLSRYDPREVACLIVDIRMAGMTGLELQDRLIERKSPLPIVFITGHGDVPMAVNTMKKGAMDFIQKPFKEEELVSLVERMLEHAKDAFADSQSAASRDALLSKLTSREAQVLERIVAGRLNKQIADDLGISIKTVEAHRANIMEKLNANTVADLLKIALGQNAPKT from the coding sequence ATGAGTTTGATTCCGAAGAAGGGTACGGTCTATGTGGTGGACGACGACGAAGCCGTCCGCGATTCCCTGCAGTGGTTGCTGGAGGGCAAGGACTACCGGGTCCGCTGTTTTGAATCCGCCGAATCGTTCCTGTCGCGCTACGACCCGCGCGAGGTGGCCTGCCTGATCGTGGACATCCGCATGGCCGGCATGACCGGGCTGGAACTGCAGGACCGCCTGATCGAGCGCAAGTCGCCGCTGCCCATCGTCTTCATCACCGGCCACGGCGACGTGCCCATGGCCGTCAACACCATGAAGAAGGGCGCGATGGACTTCATCCAGAAGCCCTTCAAGGAAGAAGAGCTGGTGAGCCTGGTCGAGCGCATGCTCGAGCATGCCAAGGACGCCTTCGCCGACTCGCAGAGCGCGGCCAGCCGCGACGCCCTGCTGTCCAAGCTGACCAGCCGCGAGGCCCAGGTGCTGGAGCGCATCGTGGCCGGGCGGCTCAACAAGCAGATCGCCGACGACCTGGGCATCAGCATCAAGACGGTGGAGGCGCACCGCGCCAACATCATGGAAAAGCTCAACGCCAACACCGTGGCCGACCTGCTCAAGATCGCCCTGGGGCAGAACGCACCGAAAACCTGA